In one window of Dyella thiooxydans DNA:
- the hemN gene encoding oxygen-independent coproporphyrinogen III oxidase has product MEATRTATVIQPPTFDADLIARYDVNGPRYTSYPTAPHFRSDFGAAELREAIRESNEEPIPRPLSVYVHVPFCMSPCFYCGCNRVITRDLDKADRYLERLYREIGLIAPLFDRDRPVRQLHFGGGTPNFLDIERMRDLMQSLGRHFSMERGREREYGIELDPRFADGDYVRELGELGFNRVSVGIQDFDPAVQQAVNRIQSVAQTAAVLNAAREAGFASSSVDLIYGLPLQTVAGFDRTLTEVIALSPDRVAVYGYAHLPEMFKAQRQLDASLLPDAATRLALLGRALERLTAAGYVYIGMDHFAKANDELAKAQRAGQLQRNFQGYSTHGDCDIVGLGVSAIGRIGDCYSQNVRDLPGYYAALDAGHLPVARGLRLSEDDLIRRAAIGELMCQGTLDRDAFGARHRIDFDVYFADAMTRLEQLEADGLVSIEGPRIVTTSRGRLLLRIIAMCFDAYLDAGAPPTRYSRAI; this is encoded by the coding sequence ATGGAAGCTACCCGTACCGCCACCGTGATCCAGCCACCTACTTTCGACGCGGACCTGATCGCCCGCTACGACGTCAACGGCCCCCGCTACACCAGTTATCCGACCGCGCCGCACTTCCGCAGCGACTTCGGCGCGGCCGAGCTGCGCGAGGCGATCCGCGAATCCAACGAGGAACCGATCCCGCGGCCGCTCTCGGTCTACGTGCACGTGCCGTTCTGCATGAGTCCGTGCTTCTACTGCGGCTGCAACCGGGTCATCACCCGCGACCTCGACAAGGCCGACCGCTACCTGGAGCGGCTGTACCGCGAGATCGGGCTGATCGCTCCGCTGTTCGACCGCGACCGTCCGGTGCGCCAGCTGCACTTCGGCGGCGGCACGCCGAATTTCCTCGACATCGAGCGAATGCGCGATCTGATGCAGTCGCTGGGTCGGCACTTCAGCATGGAGCGCGGCCGCGAGCGCGAGTACGGCATCGAGCTGGACCCGCGCTTCGCCGACGGCGACTACGTGCGCGAGCTGGGCGAGCTCGGCTTCAACCGCGTCTCGGTCGGCATCCAGGACTTCGACCCGGCCGTACAGCAGGCGGTGAACCGGATCCAGTCGGTGGCGCAGACCGCCGCGGTGCTGAACGCGGCGCGCGAGGCGGGCTTCGCGTCCAGCAGCGTGGACCTGATCTACGGCCTGCCGCTGCAGACCGTGGCCGGCTTCGACCGCACCCTCACCGAGGTGATCGCGCTGTCGCCGGACCGCGTGGCCGTGTACGGCTATGCCCACCTGCCGGAGATGTTCAAGGCGCAGCGGCAGCTCGACGCCAGCCTGCTGCCCGACGCCGCCACCCGGCTGGCCCTGCTCGGGCGGGCGCTGGAGCGGCTCACCGCTGCCGGCTACGTCTACATCGGCATGGACCACTTCGCCAAGGCGAACGACGAACTGGCCAAGGCGCAGCGCGCCGGCCAGCTGCAGCGCAACTTCCAGGGCTACTCCACCCACGGCGACTGCGACATCGTCGGCCTCGGGGTGAGCGCGATCGGCCGCATCGGCGACTGCTATAGCCAGAACGTGCGCGACCTGCCCGGCTACTACGCCGCGCTGGATGCCGGCCACCTGCCGGTGGCGCGTGGCCTGCGGCTGAGCGAAGACGACCTGATCCGGCGCGCGGCGATCGGCGAGCTGATGTGCCAGGGCACGCTCGACCGCGACGCCTTCGGTGCGCGCCACCGGATCGACTTCGACGTCTACTTCGCCGACGCGATGACCCGCCTGGAGCAGCTGGAAGCGGACGGCCTGGTCTCGATCGAGGGGCCGCGCATCGTCACCACCTCGCGCGGCCGCCTGCTGCTGCGTATCATCGCCATGTGCTTCGATGCCTATCTGGATGCCGGCGCGCCGCCCACACGCTACTCGCGCGCGATCTGA
- a CDS encoding helix-turn-helix domain-containing protein codes for MRSDTRAGRLPEPSSPIADDGDAIRFCRTCAFAGACLAVGYGKPELEALHCLVEHVGPYRTGDHVFRTGDPFRAIFAVRAGTVKTCLVDREGREQVLGFYLPGEVIGLNAIYPEQFPCDAIALENAQFCRFSFPAMSALATRMPAVQQHLFRLLSKELGTASLLAGDHSADERVAAFLCDLGSRYAARGFSGTRFVLSMSRGDIANYLRLASETVSRVLTRFRSQGLIALEGRQIELLDADALHRLGEGLLPG; via the coding sequence ATGCGTTCCGATACGCGGGCCGGTCGCCTGCCCGAGCCCTCCAGCCCGATCGCCGACGACGGCGATGCCATCCGCTTCTGCCGCACCTGTGCGTTCGCCGGTGCGTGCCTGGCGGTGGGCTACGGCAAGCCCGAGCTGGAGGCGCTGCACTGCCTGGTCGAGCATGTCGGACCCTATCGCACCGGCGACCACGTGTTCCGCACCGGCGACCCGTTCCGCGCGATCTTCGCGGTACGCGCCGGCACGGTGAAAACCTGCCTGGTGGACCGCGAGGGCCGCGAGCAGGTGCTGGGCTTCTACCTGCCCGGCGAGGTGATCGGGCTCAACGCGATCTACCCCGAGCAGTTTCCCTGCGATGCGATCGCGCTGGAGAACGCGCAGTTCTGCCGCTTCTCGTTCCCGGCGATGAGCGCGCTGGCCACCCGCATGCCGGCGGTGCAGCAGCACCTGTTCCGCCTGCTCAGCAAGGAGCTGGGCACGGCCAGCCTGCTGGCCGGCGACCACAGCGCCGACGAGCGCGTGGCCGCGTTCCTCTGCGACCTCGGCAGCCGCTACGCGGCGCGCGGCTTCTCCGGCACGCGCTTCGTGTTGAGCATGTCGCGCGGCGACATCGCCAACTACCTGCGGCTGGCCTCGGAAACCGTCAGCCGCGTGCTCACCCGCTTCCGCAGCCAGGGGCTGATCGCGCTGGAGGGGCGGCAGATCGAGCTGCTCGATGCGGACGCGCTGCACCGGCTGGGCGAGGGCCTGCTGCCGGGCTGA
- a CDS encoding NnrS family protein — protein sequence MPDLLPSAPPIPWSPAVLTQAPHRVLFLAGACTVLTSMAWWALELAALRFGWSSWPQPPVPPAWGHALLTAYGMLPLFMFGFLLTVFPRWLDRPALPRSRYVPVAGSVFGGYLLAHAGLLGSLPLLRLGVALMLAGYVLALLPLTGVLRAAAARNAHAWSCLAGLSTGTLGLALGLAVLGGAPAWLMPLAIRLGVFGFLLPVYFSVCHRMIPFFSANVVPGYRMLRPRWSLPVAWMLLLAHIALETVGATAWRWLADLPLALLFGWHALAWQPWKARRPGLLFALHLAFAWLPVAMVLFAAQSLWLALRGEAVLGLVPLHVLTIGYFGSMLVAMVTRVTQGHSGRLLQMGAVPWLCFISLQCVLALRVRAELGADGYRWLVFAAAGWLLAFAPWVLRSAWIYLTPRADGRPG from the coding sequence ATGCCCGATCTTCTCCCATCCGCGCCTCCCATCCCCTGGTCACCGGCGGTGCTGACCCAGGCGCCGCACCGGGTGCTGTTCCTCGCCGGCGCCTGCACCGTGCTGACCAGCATGGCGTGGTGGGCGCTGGAGCTGGCCGCGCTGCGCTTCGGCTGGTCGTCGTGGCCGCAGCCACCGGTGCCGCCGGCCTGGGGCCACGCCCTGCTCACGGCATACGGGATGCTGCCGCTGTTCATGTTCGGCTTCCTGCTGACCGTGTTCCCGCGTTGGCTGGATCGCCCCGCGCTGCCACGCTCGCGTTACGTGCCGGTGGCCGGCTCGGTGTTCGGCGGCTATCTGCTGGCGCACGCCGGTCTGCTGGGCAGCCTGCCGCTGCTGCGCCTCGGCGTCGCACTGATGCTGGCCGGCTACGTCCTGGCGCTGCTGCCGCTGACCGGCGTGCTGCGTGCCGCGGCAGCGCGCAACGCCCACGCATGGTCGTGCCTGGCAGGGCTGTCGACGGGCACACTCGGGCTCGCCCTCGGGCTGGCCGTGCTGGGTGGCGCGCCGGCATGGCTGATGCCGCTGGCGATCCGCCTCGGCGTGTTCGGCTTCCTGCTGCCGGTGTACTTCAGCGTGTGCCACCGGATGATCCCGTTCTTCAGCGCCAACGTGGTGCCTGGCTACCGCATGCTGCGGCCGCGCTGGAGCCTGCCGGTGGCCTGGATGCTGCTGCTCGCGCACATCGCGCTGGAAACGGTCGGTGCCACCGCCTGGCGCTGGCTGGCCGACCTGCCACTGGCGCTGCTGTTCGGTTGGCACGCGCTGGCGTGGCAGCCGTGGAAGGCCCGGCGTCCCGGCCTGCTGTTCGCGCTGCATCTGGCATTCGCCTGGCTGCCGGTGGCGATGGTGCTGTTCGCGGCGCAGAGCCTGTGGCTGGCGCTACGCGGCGAGGCGGTGCTCGGCCTGGTGCCGCTGCACGTGCTGACCATCGGCTACTTCGGTTCGATGCTGGTGGCGATGGTCACCCGCGTCACCCAGGGCCACTCCGGCCGCCTGCTGCAGATGGGCGCGGTGCCGTGGCTGTGCTTCATCTCGCTGCAGTGTGTGCTGGCACTGCGCGTGCGCGCCGAGCTGGGCGCGGACGGCTACCGCTGGCTGGTGTTCGCGGCGGCCGGCTGGCTGCTGGCGTTCGCGCCCTGGGTGCTGCGCTCGGCGTGGATCTACCTCACCCCGCGCGCCGACGGCCGGCCCGGCTGA
- the nirK gene encoding copper-containing nitrite reductase encodes MSTLLRTLLATASVLAIAACSGKPDATTPTTGTAPPQATAQNGIPGDFGPPQGEPIHAVLTSPPNVPPPIHRNHPAKVIVDLEVIEKEMPISEGVTYTYWTFGGTVPGSFIRVRQGDTVEFHLKNSPDSKMPHNIDLHGVTGPGGGAASSFTAPGHESQFTFKALNQGIFVYHCATAPVGMHIANGMYGLILVEPPEGMPKVDHEYYVMQGDFYTVGKYREKGHQGFDMDKAIDEKPTYVLFNGHEGALTGDKALTAKVGETVRLFVGNGGPNLVSSFHVIGEIFDTVRQEGGTVEQHNVQTTLIPSGGAAMVEFKTQVPGSYVLVDHSIFRAFNKGALGILKVDGPENKSIYSGKEVDSVYLGDRAEPNLHAVATAAKANAAGTLSKDEQIAAGKQLFTGTCSVCHQANGDGLPSVFPPLAKSDYVATLAGKDKAALIAIPLHGLTGKVTVNGVEYDSVMPPMTQLTDDEVANILTYVLNSWGNPGGQVTKDEVAKVRAKPAATAGTGH; translated from the coding sequence ATGTCCACGCTGTTGCGCACCCTGCTGGCCACCGCCAGCGTCCTGGCGATCGCCGCCTGCTCGGGCAAGCCCGATGCCACCACGCCCACCACCGGCACCGCGCCGCCGCAGGCCACCGCGCAGAACGGCATTCCCGGCGACTTCGGCCCGCCGCAGGGCGAGCCGATCCACGCGGTACTGACCAGCCCGCCGAACGTGCCGCCGCCGATCCACCGCAACCATCCGGCCAAGGTCATCGTCGACCTGGAAGTGATCGAGAAGGAGATGCCGATCTCCGAGGGCGTCACCTACACCTACTGGACCTTCGGCGGCACCGTGCCGGGCAGCTTCATCCGCGTGCGCCAGGGCGACACGGTGGAGTTCCACCTGAAGAACTCGCCCGACTCCAAGATGCCGCACAACATCGACCTGCACGGCGTCACCGGCCCGGGCGGCGGCGCGGCCTCCAGCTTCACCGCGCCGGGACACGAGTCGCAGTTCACCTTCAAGGCGCTCAACCAGGGCATCTTCGTCTACCACTGCGCCACCGCACCGGTCGGCATGCACATCGCCAACGGCATGTACGGGCTGATCCTGGTCGAACCGCCGGAGGGCATGCCCAAGGTCGACCACGAGTACTACGTGATGCAGGGCGACTTCTACACGGTCGGCAAGTATCGCGAGAAGGGCCACCAGGGTTTCGACATGGACAAGGCGATCGACGAAAAGCCGACCTACGTGCTGTTCAACGGCCACGAAGGCGCGCTCACCGGCGACAAGGCGCTCACTGCCAAGGTCGGCGAGACGGTGCGGCTGTTCGTCGGCAACGGCGGTCCGAACCTGGTGTCCAGCTTCCACGTGATCGGCGAGATCTTCGACACCGTGCGGCAGGAGGGCGGCACCGTCGAGCAGCACAACGTGCAGACCACGCTGATCCCCTCCGGCGGCGCCGCGATGGTCGAGTTCAAGACCCAGGTACCGGGCAGCTACGTGCTGGTCGACCACTCGATCTTCCGCGCCTTCAACAAGGGCGCGCTGGGCATCCTCAAGGTGGACGGCCCGGAGAACAAGTCGATCTACTCGGGCAAGGAGGTCGACTCGGTCTACCTCGGCGACCGCGCCGAGCCCAACCTGCATGCGGTGGCCACCGCCGCGAAGGCCAACGCCGCCGGCACGCTGAGCAAGGACGAACAGATCGCCGCCGGCAAGCAGCTGTTCACCGGCACCTGCTCGGTCTGCCACCAGGCCAACGGCGACGGCCTGCCCAGCGTGTTCCCGCCGTTGGCCAAGTCGGACTACGTCGCCACGCTGGCGGGCAAGGACAAGGCCGCACTGATCGCGATCCCGCTGCACGGCCTCACCGGCAAGGTCACCGTCAACGGCGTCGAGTACGACTCGGTGATGCCGCCGATGACCCAGCTCACCGACGACGAGGTCGCCAACATCCTCACCTATGTGCTCAACAGCTGGGGCAACCCCGGCGGCCAGGTGACCAAGGACGAGGTGGCCAAGGTGCGCGCCAAGCCTGCTGCCACCGCGGGCACAGGGCACTGA
- a CDS encoding formylglycine-generating enzyme family protein, which translates to MYPRVPMLAGLLLAVACATASAADYVPLPGGRFASVLPADGKTAPAQVAPFALRTEPVTNAEFLAFVRRHPEWQRDRVPSVFADGRYLSQWAGPDTLGADALPAQPVTRVSWFAAQAYCQSEHARLPSWYEWEMAAAADATRADARSDPAWRERVLDWYSRPSGHALPPVGGPPDLHSVRDLNGLVWEWVDDFNALLVGSDSRDQDGADKLKFCGAGAISMEQKENYATLMRIAMLSSLKATDTTANLGFRCARPIGDTP; encoded by the coding sequence GTGTATCCGCGCGTCCCGATGCTGGCGGGACTGCTGCTGGCCGTGGCCTGCGCCACGGCCAGCGCCGCCGATTACGTGCCACTGCCCGGCGGCCGCTTCGCCAGCGTGCTGCCGGCCGACGGCAAGACCGCCCCGGCGCAGGTGGCGCCGTTCGCCCTGCGCACCGAACCGGTGACCAACGCCGAGTTTCTCGCCTTCGTTCGTCGCCATCCCGAGTGGCAGCGCGACCGCGTGCCGAGCGTGTTCGCCGACGGCCGCTATCTCTCGCAGTGGGCCGGCCCGGACACGCTCGGCGCCGACGCGCTGCCTGCGCAGCCGGTGACCCGGGTGAGCTGGTTCGCCGCGCAGGCCTACTGCCAGAGCGAACACGCCCGCCTGCCCAGCTGGTACGAGTGGGAAATGGCCGCCGCAGCCGATGCCACCCGCGCCGACGCGCGCAGCGACCCGGCCTGGCGCGAGCGCGTGCTGGACTGGTACAGCCGCCCGTCCGGCCACGCCCTGCCGCCCGTCGGTGGCCCGCCCGACCTGCACAGCGTACGCGACCTCAACGGCCTGGTGTGGGAGTGGGTGGACGACTTCAACGCCCTGCTGGTGGGCAGCGACAGCCGGGACCAGGACGGCGCCGACAAGCTGAAGTTCTGCGGCGCCGGCGCGATCAGCATGGAACAGAAGGAGAACTACGCCACGCTGATGCGCATCGCCATGCTCTCCTCGCTGAAGGCCACCGACACCACCGCCAACCTGGGCTTCCGCTGCGCGCGGCCCATCGGGGATACGCCATGA
- a CDS encoding SCO family protein, whose amino-acid sequence MNRLLLLLCALLLAVPLHAADALPGDSIYQLPVTLTDQAGHAAPLAARRGQPQLVSMFYASCTMVCPMIIETMKATRHAAGDPSALRLLAVSFDPARDSVARLADYASHHQLDPRWWTLARAEPAEVRPLAALLGVQYRQLPDGDFNHSSVLLLLDADGRVVARSTIIGRTDPDFVATVRRLAGSRP is encoded by the coding sequence ATGAACCGCCTGCTGCTCCTGCTCTGTGCCCTGCTGCTGGCCGTGCCGCTGCACGCCGCCGACGCGCTTCCGGGCGACTCGATCTACCAGTTGCCGGTGACCCTCACCGACCAGGCCGGCCACGCTGCGCCGCTGGCCGCGCGCCGCGGCCAGCCGCAGCTGGTCAGCATGTTCTACGCCTCGTGCACGATGGTCTGCCCGATGATCATCGAGACGATGAAGGCGACCCGCCACGCCGCCGGCGACCCGTCCGCACTCCGGCTGCTGGCGGTGAGTTTCGATCCCGCGCGCGACAGCGTCGCCAGGCTCGCCGACTACGCCAGCCACCATCAGCTCGATCCGCGTTGGTGGACGCTGGCGCGCGCGGAACCGGCCGAGGTACGGCCGCTGGCCGCACTGCTCGGCGTGCAGTACCGCCAGCTGCCCGACGGCGACTTCAACCACTCCAGCGTGCTGCTGCTGCTCGATGCCGACGGCCGCGTGGTGGCGCGCAGCACGATCATCGGCCGCACCGATCCCGACTTCGTCGCCACCGTGCGCCGGCTCGCCGGGAGCCGGCCGTGA
- a CDS encoding DnrO protein encodes MNRAVAPLLVLLAVGLSASASASASASASTQHAHHSMPAGTAAPAPAPDHRWPVDAALEDGMGRIHVALDELRHYEMGHMDATMALDRVGLIEQAAADIFAGCKLPEDRDAVLHHMLVPLLAAAQALKAHPDDMAQVQAMRDAVADYPRTFADPGWATPAAH; translated from the coding sequence GTGAACCGCGCCGTCGCACCGCTGCTGGTGTTGCTGGCCGTTGGCCTGTCCGCGTCGGCGTCGGCGTCGGCGTCGGCGTCGGCGTCGACGCAGCATGCGCATCACTCGATGCCGGCCGGAACGGCCGCGCCTGCACCCGCGCCCGACCACCGCTGGCCGGTCGACGCGGCGCTCGAGGACGGCATGGGTCGCATCCATGTGGCGCTGGACGAACTGCGCCACTACGAGATGGGTCACATGGACGCGACGATGGCGCTGGACCGGGTCGGCCTGATCGAGCAGGCCGCCGCCGACATCTTCGCCGGGTGCAAGCTGCCGGAGGACCGCGACGCGGTGCTGCACCACATGCTGGTGCCACTGCTCGCCGCCGCGCAGGCGCTGAAAGCACACCCGGATGACATGGCCCAGGTGCAGGCGATGCGCGACGCGGTCGCCGACTACCCGCGCACCTTCGCCGATCCGGGCTGGGCCACGCCGGCGGCGCACTGA
- the pdxB gene encoding 4-phosphoerythronate dehydrogenase PdxB yields MKILVDENMPLARELFASFGEVLARPGRSLTADDVHDADVLLVRSVTRVDEALLAGSRVRFVGTATIGTDHVDLDWLRAQGIAFASAPGCNAMSVVDYVSSALLELADRHDFALAGRRAGIVGLGNVGSRLQRRLQALGLEVLACDPPLADAGHTGLVDMDAIAGCDIVSFHTPLLRHGAHPSFHLADAALLARLKPGAILLNTSRGAVVDNAALLSALERRDDLHVVLDVWEGEPLVDRRLAARVELATPHIAGYSYDGKLRGTWMLYEALCAFLDQPPTMTLASLVPDSARRVLDLAQLAPRRALDLVYATYRITDDDTAFRATLDQTDDIRAAAFDRLRKQYPLRREFATVEIVHGGLPATRLPVGEAAMLRALGFPVAG; encoded by the coding sequence ATGAAGATCCTGGTCGACGAAAACATGCCGCTGGCGCGCGAACTGTTCGCCAGCTTCGGCGAGGTGTTAGCGCGGCCCGGCCGCAGCCTCACGGCCGACGACGTGCACGATGCCGACGTGCTGCTGGTGCGCTCGGTCACCCGCGTCGACGAAGCGCTGCTCGCCGGCTCGCGCGTGCGCTTCGTCGGCACCGCGACCATCGGCACCGACCACGTGGACCTCGACTGGTTGCGCGCGCAGGGCATCGCCTTCGCCAGCGCGCCGGGCTGCAACGCGATGTCGGTGGTCGATTACGTCTCCAGCGCGTTGCTGGAACTGGCCGACCGGCACGACTTCGCGCTGGCCGGCAGGCGTGCCGGCATCGTCGGGTTGGGCAATGTGGGCTCGCGGCTGCAGCGGCGCCTGCAGGCGCTCGGGCTGGAAGTGCTCGCCTGCGATCCGCCGCTGGCCGACGCGGGACACACCGGGCTGGTCGACATGGACGCGATCGCCGGCTGCGACATCGTCAGCTTCCACACCCCGCTGCTGCGCCACGGCGCGCACCCGAGCTTCCACCTCGCCGATGCGGCGCTGCTCGCCCGGCTGAAACCCGGCGCGATCCTGCTCAACACCTCGCGCGGCGCGGTGGTCGACAACGCCGCGCTGCTGTCCGCGCTGGAGCGGCGCGACGACCTGCACGTGGTCCTCGACGTGTGGGAAGGCGAGCCACTGGTCGACCGCCGGCTGGCCGCGCGGGTCGAACTGGCCACGCCGCACATCGCCGGCTATTCGTACGACGGCAAGCTGCGCGGTACCTGGATGCTGTACGAGGCGCTGTGCGCCTTCCTCGATCAGCCGCCGACGATGACGCTGGCGTCGCTGGTACCGGACAGCGCCCGCCGCGTGCTGGACCTGGCGCAGCTCGCACCGCGTCGCGCACTCGACCTGGTCTACGCGACGTATCGCATCACCGACGACGACACGGCTTTCCGCGCCACCCTCGACCAGACCGACGACATCCGCGCTGCCGCCTTCGACCGGCTGCGCAAGCAATATCCCCTGCGCCGCGAATTCGCCACGGTGGAGATCGTGCACGGCGGACTGCCCGCCACGCGACTGCCGGTGGGCGAAGCCGCGATGCTGCGGGCGCTGGGCTTTCCCGTCGCGGGCTGA